In a genomic window of Sporosarcina trichiuri:
- a CDS encoding nitroreductase family protein, with product MSELYKPLSEVIHARKSVRKYDPGFTIDPAEIEEMLKEASLAPSSSNLQPWRFLVIQDDAAKQRIKEFSFNQEQMETSSALIAVIADTEMYEHIDEIYLSNLEAGNIDETNVQVQIANAKALYPNAPKEARLNIAAFDAGLISMQLMLIAKAKGYDTVPMGGFDKAAFAEEFGLEERYVPLVLIAIGKAAAPAYGSTRLPLEKIAKFV from the coding sequence ATGTCAGAATTATACAAGCCATTGTCCGAAGTGATCCATGCCCGGAAATCCGTCCGCAAATACGATCCCGGCTTCACAATCGATCCAGCTGAAATCGAAGAGATGCTGAAGGAAGCGTCCCTGGCCCCTTCTTCCAGCAATCTGCAGCCTTGGCGGTTCCTCGTCATCCAGGACGATGCGGCGAAACAACGCATCAAGGAATTCTCATTCAACCAGGAGCAGATGGAGACGTCCTCCGCGCTGATCGCCGTCATCGCCGACACGGAGATGTATGAGCATATCGACGAGATCTACCTGTCCAACCTGGAAGCGGGCAATATCGATGAAACGAACGTCCAGGTGCAGATCGCGAATGCGAAGGCGCTCTATCCGAACGCGCCGAAAGAGGCACGGCTCAACATTGCAGCGTTCGATGCGGGTCTGATCTCCATGCAGCTCATGCTGATCGCAAAGGCGAAAGGGTATGATACCGTGCCGATGGGCGGGTTCGACAAAGCGGCATTTGCAGAGGAGTTCGGCCTGGAGGAGCGCTATGTGCCGCTCGTGCTGATCGCCATCGGCAAAGCGGCGGCGCCGGCCTACGGCTCGACCCGACTGCCGCTTGAGAAGATTGCGAAATTCGTATAA
- a CDS encoding winged helix-turn-helix transcriptional regulator — protein MEKTEDLIQSAAPKTAACDSFHATIEFIGKRWMGIIIYHLLDGPKRYHALASEIDGISDRLLTERLKELEAHGFAVKRTVPGGRKVEYELTGRGHAFEPVIRTILAWVKENGGCPDKAATD, from the coding sequence ATGGAGAAAACTGAAGATCTCATTCAATCCGCAGCACCGAAAACCGCCGCGTGCGACAGTTTCCATGCGACGATCGAATTCATCGGCAAACGGTGGATGGGCATCATCATCTACCATCTGCTGGACGGACCGAAACGCTACCACGCATTGGCTTCAGAAATTGACGGCATCTCTGACAGGCTGCTGACGGAACGGCTGAAGGAACTCGAAGCGCATGGATTCGCGGTGAAACGGACCGTACCGGGCGGACGCAAAGTCGAGTACGAACTGACCGGCAGAGGGCATGCCTTCGAGCCGGTAATCCGTACAATCCTCGCGTGGGTGAAAGAAAACGGCGGCTGTCCGGATAAAGCCGCAACTGACTAA
- a CDS encoding DUF2829 domain-containing protein → MTFEEILPRLKAGSKVIRSGWGGAELYVKLMEPGTLDGLTMNPYFVINVTGEGYTMFTPTVCDILADDWTTVG, encoded by the coding sequence ATGACATTTGAAGAAATCCTGCCGCGCCTGAAAGCGGGCAGCAAGGTGATCCGCAGTGGCTGGGGCGGTGCTGAATTGTATGTGAAACTCATGGAACCGGGCACACTGGACGGACTGACGATGAATCCGTATTTCGTCATTAACGTCACAGGTGAAGGCTACACGATGTTCACCCCGACAGTCTGCGATATACTCGCGGATGACTGGACGACGGTCGGATGA
- a CDS encoding 3-oxoacyl-ACP reductase, whose amino-acid sequence MTHGEFAGKTVFITGAASGIGRAQAEAFIEQGAAVFGFDQDAEGLRQLSAEHPRTFAYRQGDVRKAADVAKAAEQALAAFGSIDILCNTAGVLDGFTKTLETDEALWDRIMETNVKGMYLTTNAILPHMIANGKGVLVNMASIAGLVGGGGGAAYTASKHAVIGYTKQVDLDYCRAGIRANAIAPGAIETPMNAADFAGAGEMAAQVADETPAGRWAQPEEVAALTLYLAGRASDYVHGAVIPIDGGWTAK is encoded by the coding sequence ATGACACACGGAGAATTTGCAGGGAAAACGGTCTTCATCACCGGGGCGGCATCGGGCATCGGCCGGGCTCAGGCAGAGGCGTTCATCGAACAGGGGGCCGCTGTTTTCGGCTTCGATCAGGACGCAGAAGGGCTTCGGCAGCTCAGTGCGGAGCATCCCCGGACGTTTGCATACAGGCAGGGCGATGTCCGGAAGGCGGCGGACGTCGCGAAGGCCGCAGAACAGGCACTTGCGGCGTTTGGGTCTATCGATATCCTGTGCAATACGGCAGGCGTGCTCGACGGGTTCACGAAGACACTGGAGACGGATGAAGCGCTCTGGGACCGGATCATGGAGACGAATGTCAAAGGGATGTATCTGACGACGAACGCCATCCTCCCGCATATGATCGCAAACGGGAAGGGTGTCCTCGTCAATATGGCCTCCATTGCAGGCCTGGTCGGTGGAGGTGGCGGTGCGGCCTATACGGCTTCGAAGCATGCGGTGATCGGCTATACGAAACAGGTCGATCTTGATTATTGCCGAGCAGGCATCCGGGCGAACGCCATCGCACCGGGTGCGATCGAGACGCCGATGAATGCGGCGGACTTCGCAGGAGCGGGAGAGATGGCGGCACAGGTCGCAGACGAAACACCGGCCGGCCGCTGGGCGCAGCCGGAAGAAGTCGCGGCCCTGACACTGTATCTTGCAGGCAGAGCATCCGACTACGTCCACGGGGCGGTCATCCCGATCGACGGCGGCTGGACCGCAAAATAA
- a CDS encoding QueT transporter family protein, protein MTLLVKERQRIAVGELAKMGIVAGLYVAVTLTLAVISFGAVQLRLSEMFNYLALFHKRYIIAVTAGVVLANFFSPTWFLDVPVGGIATFLVLLISRMATKKLKSIKAKFVWTALIFAVSMFTVAGQLTLLYGMPFWLTWFTVGVGELLSMSVGGAIMLALSKKIDFTR, encoded by the coding sequence ATGACACTTCTCGTAAAAGAGCGGCAGCGGATCGCAGTCGGCGAGCTTGCGAAGATGGGCATCGTGGCCGGATTGTATGTCGCTGTGACGCTGACACTTGCTGTCATCAGCTTCGGCGCAGTGCAGCTGCGGCTGTCTGAGATGTTCAACTATCTCGCCCTGTTCCACAAACGGTATATCATCGCTGTGACAGCAGGCGTCGTGCTCGCGAACTTCTTTTCACCGACCTGGTTCCTGGACGTGCCGGTCGGCGGCATCGCGACGTTCCTTGTCCTGCTTATCAGCCGGATGGCCACGAAGAAGCTGAAGTCGATCAAGGCGAAGTTCGTCTGGACCGCACTCATCTTCGCTGTCTCGATGTTCACCGTGGCGGGCCAGCTGACCCTGCTGTACGGCATGCCGTTCTGGCTCACGTGGTTCACGGTCGGTGTCGGCGAACTGCTGTCGATGTCCGTCGGCGGCGCGATCATGCTCGCTCTTTCAAAGAAAATAGATTTCACCCGATGA
- a CDS encoding GNAT family N-acetyltransferase translates to MTITYTFETDKLTKENLQALFESVEWESASHPNDLYHGILNSDSVVTAWDGGKLIGLANALSDGAMAVYFHYVLTDPAYQGQGIGKQLMNRMLEKYAHMHTKVLVSYPKAVGFYETLGFEPEETSTPMYVFS, encoded by the coding sequence ATGACGATCACGTATACATTCGAAACGGACAAGCTGACGAAAGAGAACCTGCAGGCGCTGTTCGAGTCGGTGGAATGGGAATCCGCTTCCCATCCGAATGACCTGTATCACGGCATCCTGAACTCGGATTCCGTGGTCACCGCCTGGGACGGCGGCAAGCTGATCGGGCTTGCGAATGCACTGTCCGACGGGGCCATGGCGGTCTATTTCCATTATGTGCTGACAGATCCGGCATACCAAGGGCAGGGGATCGGCAAGCAGCTCATGAACCGCATGCTCGAGAAATACGCGCATATGCATACGAAAGTTCTTGTCTCCTACCCGAAGGCAGTCGGCTTCTATGAAACGCTCGGCTTCGAACCGGAAGAGACGAGCACACCGATGTATGTCTTCTCGTAA
- the ribH gene encoding 6,7-dimethyl-8-ribityllumazine synthase — translation MGHVFEGHLVGTGLKIGMVVGRFNEFITSKLLSAAQDGCIRHGVSEEDIDVAWVPGAFEIPMIAKKMAESGKYDAVITLGTVIRGATPHFDYVCSEAAKGVAAAGMASGIPVIFGVLTTDSIEQSIERAGTKAGNKGWDAAVSAIEMANLSKQFS, via the coding sequence ATGGGACACGTATTTGAAGGACATCTCGTCGGCACCGGATTGAAGATCGGCATGGTCGTCGGCCGGTTCAATGAATTCATCACAAGTAAATTATTATCAGCTGCACAGGACGGGTGCATCCGCCACGGCGTATCGGAAGAGGATATCGATGTCGCCTGGGTGCCGGGTGCGTTCGAAATCCCGATGATCGCGAAGAAAATGGCGGAGTCGGGAAAGTATGATGCCGTCATCACACTCGGCACGGTGATCCGCGGGGCGACACCGCATTTCGATTATGTGTGCAGCGAGGCGGCGAAAGGGGTTGCCGCTGCCGGAATGGCCTCGGGCATCCCTGTCATTTTCGGCGTCCTGACGACCGATTCGATCGAGCAGTCGATCGAACGGGCGGGTACGAAAGCGGGCAACAAAGGATGGGACGCGGCCGTATCCGCCATCGAGATGGCGAACCTGTCAAAGCAATTCTCTTAA
- a CDS encoding bifunctional 3,4-dihydroxy-2-butanone-4-phosphate synthase/GTP cyclohydrolase II, whose translation MFDSIESAIEDLRQGKAVIVADDENRENEGDFVCLAEHATPGMINYMATKGRGLICTPITERHAARLGLPMMTDRNTDAHETAFTVSIDHAQAATGISAFERSETIIKMLDLAAAPSDFRRPGHVFPLIAKEGGVLERTGHTEASVDLARLAGSAPAAVICEIMNDDGSMARVPELRRLADREDLKFISIADLIEYRKQHEQIVRREAEVALPSSFGTFTMIGYTEPSTGKEHVALVKGDVTTDGPVLTRIHSECLTGDIFGSARCDCGPQLHAALAQIEAEGRGVLVYLRQEGRGIGLINKLKAYELQEEGLDTVEANAALGFADDLREYGAGAAILKDLGVSEVRLLSNNPRKLDGLEAHGIRISERLPIELPVLPENKAYMETKSEKLGHLLTV comes from the coding sequence ATGTTCGATTCGATCGAATCTGCAATTGAGGATTTACGGCAAGGGAAAGCGGTCATTGTCGCGGATGATGAAAACCGTGAAAACGAAGGGGATTTCGTCTGTCTCGCCGAGCATGCGACCCCCGGAATGATCAACTACATGGCGACGAAAGGCCGCGGTCTCATCTGCACGCCGATCACGGAACGTCACGCCGCCCGGCTCGGTCTGCCAATGATGACCGATCGGAACACGGATGCCCATGAAACGGCATTCACGGTCAGTATCGACCATGCCCAGGCGGCGACAGGTATCAGTGCGTTCGAACGATCGGAGACGATTATAAAAATGCTCGATCTTGCAGCGGCACCCTCCGATTTCAGGCGGCCCGGCCACGTCTTCCCGCTGATCGCAAAAGAAGGTGGTGTGCTTGAACGGACCGGACACACGGAAGCCTCGGTCGACCTGGCACGTCTCGCCGGCAGTGCACCGGCCGCCGTCATCTGTGAAATCATGAACGACGACGGCTCGATGGCCCGCGTACCGGAATTACGGCGTCTTGCAGATCGGGAGGATTTGAAGTTCATCAGCATCGCGGATTTGATCGAGTACCGCAAGCAGCACGAGCAGATCGTCAGACGGGAAGCGGAAGTCGCCCTGCCGTCGTCATTCGGAACGTTCACGATGATCGGCTACACCGAGCCGTCGACTGGCAAGGAGCACGTTGCCCTTGTAAAAGGAGATGTGACAACTGATGGTCCTGTGCTGACAAGGATCCATTCGGAATGTCTGACCGGCGATATCTTCGGTTCGGCCCGCTGTGACTGCGGCCCTCAGCTGCACGCCGCCCTTGCTCAGATCGAAGCCGAAGGACGGGGCGTGCTCGTCTACTTGCGGCAGGAAGGGCGCGGCATCGGGCTCATCAATAAATTGAAAGCCTATGAACTGCAGGAAGAGGGGCTTGATACCGTCGAAGCGAATGCCGCTCTCGGGTTCGCGGACGACCTGCGTGAGTACGGTGCAGGAGCTGCTATCCTGAAGGACCTCGGCGTATCGGAAGTCCGGCTGCTGTCGAACAACCCGCGCAAACTGGACGGGCTCGAAGCGCATGGCATCCGGATTTCGGAACGGCTTCCGATCGAACTGCCGGTCCTTCCGGAGAATAAAGCGTACATGGAAACGAAATCTGAAAAACTCGGTCATCTGCTGACCGTCTAG
- the ribE gene encoding riboflavin synthase encodes MFTGIIEEIGIVRRVKTAGQSMELTISADVVLADVRLGDSIAVNGTCLTVTGFTDRDFTADIMPETFRATSLHRAGSGTRVNLERAMRADGRFGGHFVTGHVDGTAVVRDCTYTENALVMELTLPPEGRAYVLPKGSIAFDGTSLTIFNVQDDTVTISLIPHTRSATVLADRKPGDRVNVEFDMLAKYTEKMVVPADPVKQPLTASFLEQHGFK; translated from the coding sequence ATGTTCACAGGTATCATCGAGGAAATCGGCATCGTCCGGCGAGTCAAAACAGCCGGGCAGTCGATGGAACTCACCATATCAGCGGACGTCGTGCTGGCGGATGTCCGTCTCGGCGACAGCATCGCCGTGAACGGCACCTGCCTGACCGTAACCGGGTTTACCGACCGAGACTTCACCGCGGATATCATGCCCGAAACGTTCCGGGCGACCTCCCTTCACCGTGCAGGTTCCGGCACCCGGGTGAACCTGGAGCGCGCCATGCGGGCGGATGGCCGGTTCGGCGGCCACTTTGTCACCGGCCATGTCGATGGCACAGCTGTTGTCCGGGACTGTACTTACACGGAGAATGCGCTCGTGATGGAGCTGACACTGCCGCCTGAAGGCCGTGCCTATGTGCTGCCGAAAGGTTCGATCGCATTCGATGGCACGTCGCTGACGATTTTCAATGTGCAGGACGATACGGTCACCATTTCGCTGATCCCGCATACGCGTTCAGCGACAGTGCTGGCCGACCGGAAACCGGGGGACCGGGTCAACGTCGAGTTCGACATGCTGGCGAAATATACGGAGAAGATGGTGGTCCCCGCGGATCCTGTAAAACAGCCGCTGACCGCCTCGTTCCTGGAACAGCACGGATTCAAGTGA
- the ribD gene encoding bifunctional diaminohydroxyphosphoribosylaminopyrimidine deaminase/5-amino-6-(5-phosphoribosylamino)uracil reductase RibD, producing MDSEQYMQLAFSLAAGAAGQTSPNPPVGAVVVKDGRILGMGAHLQAGGPHAERVALDMAGPAAEGADLYVTLEPCSHTGKTPPCTEAVLAAGVRRVYLAAQDPNPLISGSGIRLLTEAGLDVRTGVCESAAQDLYAPFFHFIRTKQPHVTIKTAMTLDGKIAASSGHSQWVTSGESRLDVQSLRHAHDAILCGVNTILHDNPLLTARLPQGGLHPIRVILDTQLKTPLDCRLLLDNSAPVWIFCGCDAPSSKEDALAEVPHAEVIRLPEPEVAIPAVLKELGARGIVTLLVEGGAAVNASFLSADAVDRIIAYVAPKLLGGSGSLTPVGGRDPLRMDEAAEFEFREFEQIGPDLKVTAVRKGRD from the coding sequence TTGGATAGCGAACAGTATATGCAGCTTGCGTTTTCACTTGCAGCAGGCGCAGCAGGACAGACGTCCCCGAATCCGCCAGTCGGCGCTGTCGTCGTAAAAGACGGCCGTATTCTCGGGATGGGTGCCCATCTGCAGGCCGGCGGGCCGCACGCCGAACGCGTGGCGCTCGACATGGCGGGACCGGCTGCGGAGGGAGCTGATCTCTACGTCACCCTCGAGCCTTGTTCCCATACCGGGAAGACACCGCCGTGTACGGAGGCCGTGCTTGCTGCCGGCGTCCGGCGTGTCTATTTGGCTGCGCAGGACCCGAATCCGCTCATCTCGGGTTCAGGGATCCGTCTGCTGACGGAGGCCGGGCTCGATGTCCGGACCGGCGTATGTGAATCAGCGGCACAGGATCTCTATGCACCTTTTTTCCATTTCATCCGAACCAAACAACCTCATGTGACCATCAAAACAGCAATGACTCTGGACGGTAAGATTGCGGCATCGTCCGGGCACAGCCAATGGGTGACGAGCGGAGAATCCCGGCTCGATGTCCAGTCTCTTCGGCATGCCCATGATGCAATTCTCTGCGGCGTCAATACCATCCTTCACGATAATCCCCTTCTCACCGCCAGACTGCCCCAAGGCGGACTTCATCCTATTCGAGTGATTTTAGATACACAGCTGAAAACACCGCTGGATTGCCGGCTTCTGCTGGATAACAGCGCACCTGTATGGATCTTCTGCGGGTGTGATGCGCCTTCTTCAAAAGAGGACGCGCTTGCGGAGGTGCCGCATGCGGAAGTGATCCGCCTGCCGGAACCGGAAGTCGCGATCCCCGCCGTTCTGAAGGAACTCGGCGCCCGCGGCATTGTCACATTACTGGTCGAAGGCGGCGCAGCGGTCAATGCATCCTTCCTTAGCGCGGATGCCGTGGACCGCATCATTGCCTATGTCGCACCGAAGCTGCTGGGCGGATCCGGGTCGCTGACTCCTGTCGGCGGCAGAGACCCGCTCCGCATGGACGAGGCGGCGGAGTTCGAATTCAGGGAGTTTGAACAGATCGGCCCCGATTTGAAAGTGACCGCAGTTCGGAAAGGACGTGACTGA
- a CDS encoding PAS domain-containing protein, with product MKSLPQSTQNQLLEAMLDGSRVAALVTDPAQPDNPIIYANRTFERMTGYPMEETLGRNCRFLQGPETDPSTIERLRQAIADKTTITVVLKNYRKDGSLFWNRLTVSPMEADGHEFFIGTQTDVSVEYAQRKELEGKELEIEELMLPIMMIRDDLAAVSLIGEMSPQRFSVLTQKLSEFVQSRGVNNVIIDITGLYWDHESPLSSLLAVQDVMKLMGSRLYITGITPKVAQLLARAGSMEEPLQTFANIRQAIERIQ from the coding sequence ATGAAATCATTACCTCAATCCACCCAGAATCAATTACTCGAAGCCATGCTCGATGGCAGCCGGGTCGCTGCCCTGGTGACCGATCCGGCACAGCCTGACAACCCGATCATCTATGCGAACCGGACGTTTGAACGAATGACCGGTTACCCAATGGAAGAGACACTTGGAAGGAACTGCCGTTTCCTGCAGGGACCAGAGACCGATCCCTCCACAATTGAGAGGCTGCGTCAGGCAATCGCTGACAAAACAACGATCACTGTAGTGCTGAAGAATTATAGGAAAGACGGGTCGCTGTTCTGGAACCGATTGACTGTCTCACCAATGGAAGCGGACGGCCACGAATTCTTCATCGGAACCCAGACGGATGTCTCTGTCGAATACGCCCAGCGGAAGGAGCTCGAGGGAAAGGAGCTCGAAATCGAGGAACTGATGCTGCCGATCATGATGATCCGTGATGACCTGGCTGCCGTCTCGCTGATCGGGGAGATGAGTCCCCAGCGGTTCTCGGTCCTGACCCAGAAACTCAGTGAGTTCGTCCAGTCGCGCGGGGTCAACAATGTCATCATTGATATCACAGGCCTGTATTGGGATCACGAGTCTCCCCTCTCCAGCCTCCTTGCCGTCCAGGATGTGATGAAGCTGATGGGCTCCCGGCTTTACATTACCGGGATCACGCCGAAAGTGGCGCAATTGCTTGCAAGGGCCGGTTCGATGGAAGAACCGCTTCAGACATTCGCAAACATCCGCCAGGCCATTGAACGGATCCAATGA
- a CDS encoding rhodanese-like domain-containing protein, which translates to MGWIVILLVIGLIVWRTMPAKGVRTVSPEVVKPLLKQKGNQFIDVRTPGEYSGRHVKEFKSIPLNDLPKRLGELDKDKPVYVICQSGMRSGRAASLLKKKGFSDVVNVKGGMSAWR; encoded by the coding sequence ATGGGCTGGATTGTGATCCTGCTGGTGATCGGATTGATCGTATGGCGGACGATGCCTGCGAAAGGTGTACGGACCGTTTCGCCGGAAGTAGTGAAACCGCTGCTGAAGCAGAAAGGGAATCAATTCATCGACGTGAGGACGCCAGGAGAATATAGCGGCCGGCATGTGAAAGAGTTCAAAAGTATCCCACTGAACGACCTGCCGAAACGTCTTGGAGAACTCGATAAGGACAAACCTGTTTATGTCATTTGCCAGAGCGGCATGCGCAGCGGCCGGGCGGCAAGTCTGCTGAAGAAAAAAGGGTTTTCCGACGTTGTCAACGTCAAAGGCGGAATGAGTGCATGGCGATGA
- the abc-f gene encoding ribosomal protection-like ABC-F family protein — translation MNRGILNKLTAEYGDKQIFASLSAELPAGAVVAIVGPNGAGKTTLLELLAGERNPSGGAVDWIGRKPSIAYYRQEQEMETDHSWEEAEQYHQESRWQVPDKTAYSEASGGERVKMRLAATFAEQAEVLLLDEPTNHLDAASTEQLIETLHAYEGLVIFVSHDRYFIDRIAHLVFELDHRKLKIYEGNYTDYCKKKEHERYVQQKQYDEQQRHIRETEEKIDRLDEWSAKGHASSRSRGGSKEYFRKKVKKRNVQIRSMKRRLEAELEKNGVEAPEQETSVSFDLEGARMKGKRVLELNEAEKSFSGRTLFRDVSFTVQAGERLALFGPNGCGKTTLFRMLTGETAYDGSVWLSEGMTVGYLRQTAFDLPDDRTMAEYFHTPSFSEQGAIRIQLTNLGFRADQWQLPLGALSQGERLKVKLLDFIRRKTDVLLLDEPTNHLDLPSREELERTLLGYPGTLLFASHDRHFTERMADGLLLFGEGTIRKVPYSLQEWEARGETAAGQPAAEDRMRLETELQAVLGKLSLLDAGDPEYADLDGQFHNLSRRLRELNQ, via the coding sequence ATGAACCGAGGAATACTCAACAAACTGACCGCCGAATATGGCGATAAGCAGATATTTGCCAGTCTGTCCGCTGAATTGCCTGCAGGTGCTGTGGTTGCTATTGTCGGTCCGAATGGTGCTGGCAAGACCACGTTACTCGAACTGCTGGCGGGTGAGCGGAACCCGTCCGGAGGAGCTGTGGATTGGATCGGCCGGAAGCCGTCCATCGCCTATTACCGGCAGGAACAGGAGATGGAAACCGATCATAGCTGGGAGGAAGCGGAACAGTATCACCAAGAGAGCCGCTGGCAGGTGCCGGACAAAACGGCATACAGTGAAGCGAGCGGCGGTGAACGGGTGAAGATGCGGCTGGCGGCAACGTTCGCTGAGCAGGCAGAAGTGCTGCTGCTGGACGAACCGACGAATCACCTGGATGCAGCCAGTACAGAACAGCTCATCGAGACACTTCATGCCTATGAGGGACTCGTCATCTTCGTCTCTCACGACCGATATTTCATCGACCGGATTGCGCACTTGGTCTTTGAACTCGATCACCGGAAACTGAAAATCTATGAAGGCAACTATACGGACTACTGCAAGAAGAAGGAACACGAGCGGTATGTGCAGCAGAAACAATATGACGAGCAGCAGCGGCATATCCGGGAGACGGAGGAAAAGATCGACCGCCTCGATGAATGGTCTGCAAAAGGGCATGCCTCCTCACGCTCGCGAGGCGGCTCGAAGGAATACTTCCGGAAAAAGGTCAAGAAACGGAATGTCCAGATCCGATCCATGAAAAGACGTCTTGAAGCGGAGCTTGAAAAGAACGGCGTGGAGGCTCCGGAGCAGGAGACATCCGTCTCGTTCGATCTGGAAGGCGCACGAATGAAAGGGAAACGTGTGCTGGAACTGAATGAAGCCGAAAAGTCTTTTAGCGGCAGGACGTTGTTCCGAGATGTCTCTTTCACTGTCCAGGCTGGGGAGCGGCTCGCGCTCTTCGGCCCGAACGGCTGCGGCAAGACGACACTGTTCCGGATGCTGACCGGTGAGACGGCTTATGACGGCAGTGTCTGGTTGTCCGAAGGGATGACGGTCGGCTATCTCCGGCAGACAGCGTTCGATCTGCCGGATGACCGGACGATGGCGGAATATTTCCATACGCCGTCATTCAGTGAACAGGGAGCCATCCGCATCCAGCTGACGAATCTCGGATTCCGGGCGGACCAGTGGCAGCTGCCGCTCGGTGCATTGAGTCAGGGAGAGCGCCTGAAGGTGAAACTGCTCGATTTCATCCGCCGGAAGACCGACGTCCTGCTGCTGGACGAACCGACAAACCATCTGGATCTGCCGTCCCGCGAGGAATTGGAGCGAACGCTGCTGGGTTATCCAGGCACGCTGCTGTTCGCCTCGCATGACCGGCACTTCACCGAACGGATGGCGGATGGCCTGCTGCTGTTCGGGGAGGGAACGATCCGGAAAGTCCCGTACAGTCTGCAGGAGTGGGAAGCCCGAGGTGAGACGGCAGCCGGGCAGCCGGCGGCAGAAGACCGCATGCGGCTGGAAACCGAACTGCAGGCGGTCCTCGGCAAACTGAGTCTGCTCGACGCCGGCGATCCGGAATATGCAGACCTGGACGGACAGTTTCATAACTTGTCTAGGAGGCTGCGGGAACTGAACCAGTGA